CAGTAGCAAAAGTTTACGGTGATACTTACGACTTTAGAGTTAATCAAAGAACTGCTGTAGGCTCACAAGCGCAAGCTTCATATTCTGAAACAGATAGAGATTTTCAAGAAATAAACTATGAAGGACGTTTACATTATGACAAAAAAATATTTAACGATAAGTTAAGTGTAAATGCATTTGTAGGTGGTAACAGAAGGGTAAATGAATACCATTCTTTAGGAAGTAATACTAACGGAGGTCTAGTAGTTCCTGGTTTTTATAACTTAAGTAACTCAGCAGATAACCCTACGGTAAATGAATTTGATTCAAGAAGACAAATCAACAGTTTATTTGGTTCTGTATCTTTTGGCTACGATAATTTTGCTTATGTAACGGTAACTGGTAGAAATGACTGGTCTTCGACTTTGCCTTCTGCAAATAATTCTTACTTCTATCCTTCTGTAAGTGGTAGTTTTATCGCTTCTCAGTTTATAGATGCTGACTGGTTATCATTCTTAAAACTACGTGCAGGTTATGCAGAGGTAGGTAGTGATACAGACCCATACCAATTAAGCAATGTGTTTGTAGGTAGTAACCCATTCTTAGGTACTGTACCATTTACTTTAGTTAGTAGTAATAAGAATCCTAATTTACTTCCTGAAGAAAAACGTACTTATGAATTTGGTGTTGAAGCATCATTCTTCAATAGAAGGTTAGGTTTTGACGTAACGTATTATAACGAACTTACTAGAGATCTTATTACTCCGGTACAAGTTGACCCATCATCAGGTTTTACTTCAACTGTGTTAAATGCAGGTGAATTAGAAAATAAAGGTATTGAGATATTAGTAAATGCTACTCCTATAATGACCGATGATTTTAGCTGGGATGTAACCTGGAATTTCTCGAAAAACGACAACACTTTATTAAGTTTAGCTCAAGGTCTTGAAACCTTACAAATAACTTCATTTCCATTCAACGGAGTGTCTCTAAATGCTGTTGTAGGTGAGCGTTACGGTCAGATTAGAGGTACAAACTACGTTTATGATGACGCAGGAAACCGTGTGGTAAATGCAAATGGAAGCTATGCAGAAACTCAAGATGTAGAGAATTTAGGTTCAATACTTCCAGATTACAATATGGGTATTAGAAACACTTTTACATACAAAGGTATTAGTTTAGGTTTCTTAATTGACAGACAGAAAGGTGGTAAATACCGTTCTTTAACTAATATATGGGGTAATTACTCAGGTATATTAGAGCAAACAGCTGCAAATAATATTCGTGAAGAAGGCTTAGTACTTCCAGGAGTTACAGGAGATATTAACTACAATGATGATGGCTCTTATACCGTAACAAATACTGCTGAAAATACTCAAGTAATTTCTGCACAACAATACGGTTCAGATTTCTACTTTGGGAATGATAACCAAAACGTTTTTGACGCATCTTACTGGAAATTACGTGAAGTAACTTTAGGATACAGTTTGCCAAAAACTTGGATAGGTGATGCTTTTAGCGATGTTCGTTTAACTGCATTTGGTAGAAACTTGTTTGTATGGGGTCTTGATAACGACAATTTTGATCCTGAAGTTGCAACATCTGGTAGTGGTAACATACAGGGATCTGAAGGTGGTTCTTTACCATCAACTCGTTCTTACGGACTTAATGTTCAATTAAAATTTTAAGAAATAATGAAAAATAAATTTATAATCCTATTAATGCTTGTCATCTCTGCAGGATTTAGTTCTTGCGATGAAGGCTTAGAAGAAGTGAACAGCAACCCGAACGACCCAGAACTTGTTCCTACTGCTAACATCTTTGCTTCTGCAACAAAAAGCTACACAGATTTTAGTCGTGATGCTTTTAACTCAGGTCGTCTAACTCAAGTTTGGCTTCAGTATTGGGGACAAACTGCATATGCAGATGAAGATCGTTATTTATATCGTGAAACATCAGCACAAAGCATATACCAGAACACCTATTTAGTTGCAACAGATTTCAAAGCAATTCTTGATTTAAATACTAATGAAGAAACGCGCGACGATGCTGCTGCTTCAGGTGATAACGATAATCAAATCGCTGCATCTCGTATTATGTTATCTTATATGTTTTATGAGTTAACAAATTTCTTCGGTGATGTTCCTTACTATTCTTATGGTTCTGATGATCCAGATTTTCAAGCTCTTAATGTAGATAATAATCTGACTCCTATATTTGCTCCACAAGAGAAAATATATGCAGATATTCTTAAAGAACTTAGAGCATCTGCAGATATGATCAATACTAGTGCTCCTGTTTTTGTTAGCGGTGATAACATTTTTAATGGTGATGCTGCAAAATGGAAAAAATTTGCAAACTCTTTAATTTTAAGAGTAGCAAATAACCTTAGAGGTACAGATCCTGCAACAGCGACAAGCGCAATTAATACAGCAGTACAATCTGGAGTAATGACTTCAAACGCTGACAATGCAGCACAGGCATATGCTGCAGAAGACTTAAATGCATCACCTTGGTGGAGAGCATTTGTTGTAAGCGGTCGTACAGATTTTGCAGTAGCAGCTCCATTTATCAATTTGTTAAAAGGAGAAACAGGGAATTTTGGTTTAGATCCTCGTTTATTTGAAATGGCAGCTCCTATATCTGCAAGTATCGGTTCTATTACTAGTAACACTTACGAAAGAAGTGAAGATCCTGCAGATTATGAAGGCGCTCCTTATGCATTTAGAAATATGAACGGTCTTAATTTTACTTCGTATTCATTTACTAGTAGTAATGTATTGAAGCAGGATTATAGTGAAGTTCTTATGGAATATGCTGAAGTACAGTTTATTCTTTCTGAACAAAACAACTGGAATCAAACAAACTATGTTAACGGAGTACGTGCATCTATGGAGAAATGGGGTGTTGCTGATGCAGATATTGATGCTTTTGTAGCGACTCTTCCTCCTGCAAGTCAAGAGAATGTTCTTAACCAAAAGTATATAGCATTATATATGCAACCTAACACTGCATATGCTGAATACAGAAAATCAGGTTTCCCAAACATATTATTACTTCCTGGTGACACGGTAACATTACCAGCAAATCAAATTGAAGCACAAGCTCCTGCAAACCGTATAGAATCATATACTTTCGTTTCAGGTGTAAATGGCGTAACTGATTTACCATTTAGATTGAGATATCCTCAAATCCTACAAACACTTAACCGTGAAAATCGTGCTGCAGCTGCTGCTGACTTAGCTAACGGTGACACATTATTAAGTAAATTATTCTGGGACGTTAACTAAGTTAAAGTTCTATTTAGAATATCTAAAACCACCCGTTTACACGGGTGGTTTTTTTATTTCACAAAACTCAAAACAAACCTATCTTTGCACTATGTCAAAAAACACCCACATCTACGGTACCAGAGCAATTATTGAAGCGATAAACGCAGGTAAAGAAATAGGCAAAATATATCTACAAAAAGGGCTTGCAAACCCCTTGTCAAAAGAACTGGAAGGTAAAATAAGAGAACACGGTATCTCTGTATCTTATGTTCCTCAAGAGAAGCTATATAAACTTTCAGATCAAAACCATCAGGGAGCTATTGCTACCATCTCCCCTATTCGCTTTGCAGATTTTGAAGCAACTGCCGAAGCTATTCTGGCTTCAGAAAAACCGTCATTATTTCTTTTACTTGATCAGCTCACAGACGTACGTAAT
The sequence above is a segment of the Leeuwenhoekiella sp. MAR_2009_132 genome. Coding sequences within it:
- a CDS encoding SusC/RagA family TonB-linked outer membrane protein — translated: MKTKFSGLLTLLLALVVQISFAQTKQVTGTVTDGSGVPLPGVNIVIQGSTTGTQTDFDGNYAIETESGSTLVFSYVGFGDVQKVVGSSTTINVTLQAGEALDEVVVTALGISREKKSLGYSTQEVSSEELTETRNSNALNALSGKVAGVQISNASGSLGGSSRIVIRGIGSITQENRPLIVVDGIPLDNSNYNSTSTQNGGGGRDFGDTGFDINPDDIASMNVLKGGAAAALYGSRASNGVIQITTKSGKKGKGEVTVNTGITFDEVNVLPQTQKLYGGGGGNFAIGDQGGFNQANINGTTYNLVDYGTDESWGPRYEGQQVLHWDALDPGTPGYLQTRPWLAPTNDGSTLFKTGYSYNNGVAFSQGGENSTMRMSINNTQTEGILPNTNLKKTSINFNGSTNIGDKLKVDASVNFTVTDGFNRPASGYTGESVILQLYQFGQTSLDYDRLKAYKTADGRQRTWNRTAFDDATPRYTDNPYWVLYENTANDKRTRWYGTVGATYNFTDDFYAVAKVYGDTYDFRVNQRTAVGSQAQASYSETDRDFQEINYEGRLHYDKKIFNDKLSVNAFVGGNRRVNEYHSLGSNTNGGLVVPGFYNLSNSADNPTVNEFDSRRQINSLFGSVSFGYDNFAYVTVTGRNDWSSTLPSANNSYFYPSVSGSFIASQFIDADWLSFLKLRAGYAEVGSDTDPYQLSNVFVGSNPFLGTVPFTLVSSNKNPNLLPEEKRTYEFGVEASFFNRRLGFDVTYYNELTRDLITPVQVDPSSGFTSTVLNAGELENKGIEILVNATPIMTDDFSWDVTWNFSKNDNTLLSLAQGLETLQITSFPFNGVSLNAVVGERYGQIRGTNYVYDDAGNRVVNANGSYAETQDVENLGSILPDYNMGIRNTFTYKGISLGFLIDRQKGGKYRSLTNIWGNYSGILEQTAANNIREEGLVLPGVTGDINYNDDGSYTVTNTAENTQVISAQQYGSDFYFGNDNQNVFDASYWKLREVTLGYSLPKTWIGDAFSDVRLTAFGRNLFVWGLDNDNFDPEVATSGSGNIQGSEGGSLPSTRSYGLNVQLKF
- a CDS encoding SusD/RagB family nutrient-binding outer membrane lipoprotein, producing the protein MKNKFIILLMLVISAGFSSCDEGLEEVNSNPNDPELVPTANIFASATKSYTDFSRDAFNSGRLTQVWLQYWGQTAYADEDRYLYRETSAQSIYQNTYLVATDFKAILDLNTNEETRDDAAASGDNDNQIAASRIMLSYMFYELTNFFGDVPYYSYGSDDPDFQALNVDNNLTPIFAPQEKIYADILKELRASADMINTSAPVFVSGDNIFNGDAAKWKKFANSLILRVANNLRGTDPATATSAINTAVQSGVMTSNADNAAQAYAAEDLNASPWWRAFVVSGRTDFAVAAPFINLLKGETGNFGLDPRLFEMAAPISASIGSITSNTYERSEDPADYEGAPYAFRNMNGLNFTSYSFTSSNVLKQDYSEVLMEYAEVQFILSEQNNWNQTNYVNGVRASMEKWGVADADIDAFVATLPPASQENVLNQKYIALYMQPNTAYAEYRKSGFPNILLLPGDTVTLPANQIEAQAPANRIESYTFVSGVNGVTDLPFRLRYPQILQTLNRENRAAAAADLANGDTLLSKLFWDVN